Proteins encoded within one genomic window of Bacillus sp. 1NLA3E:
- a CDS encoding spore germination protein, with amino-acid sequence MKGNGEFLNIHGDERKLMMRTFRRLKKLNIQKQSNQSYQQETQVDNGEQLTGFFDEDLQKIKETFVKSTDVIVREFKVRTEKSIKAVIIYTDGLADTTAIQNFILESLMNDASHPNLKNELLHHHSLFDWVKNSLLTIGDIREVNNFTDLYTSVLSGNTVILLDGYSGAISASTGGWEDRGVSETASQTVVRGPRESFSENIRTNTALIRRKIKDSNLLCEQKQIGRITKTNIAVMYIKGIVTDSVVEEVHQRLDRIDIDGILESGYIEELIQDDTFSPFPTISNTERPDVVAGNLLEGRVAIIVDGTPFVLLVPALFIQSFQVAEDYYQRADVATLLRMLRIICFLIALVGPSFYIAVTTYHQEMLPTPLLISLAAQREGVPFPAFVEAVMMEITFEILREAGIRMPRAVGQAVSIVGALVLGQAAVEAGIVSASMVIVVSITAIANFVFPAYNMAIAVRILRFGMMMFAATFGLYGITIALLALLLHLNSLRSFGIPFMAPFGPFILEDQKDTIFRFPQWALFSRPRLINQNNVKRENNAPPTKPAPRK; translated from the coding sequence ATGAAAGGTAATGGGGAATTTCTAAATATACATGGTGATGAAAGGAAATTGATGATGAGAACATTCCGAAGGTTGAAGAAACTTAATATACAAAAACAATCTAATCAAAGTTATCAGCAAGAAACCCAGGTTGATAATGGTGAGCAGCTTACAGGATTCTTTGATGAGGATCTTCAAAAGATAAAAGAAACCTTTGTAAAAAGCACTGATGTCATTGTTAGGGAGTTTAAAGTACGGACAGAAAAAAGCATCAAGGCTGTCATCATTTATACAGATGGTTTAGCGGATACAACCGCCATTCAAAATTTTATTTTGGAATCCCTGATGAATGATGCCAGTCATCCTAACCTAAAGAATGAATTACTCCATCATCACTCCCTTTTCGATTGGGTAAAAAATAGTCTCTTAACCATCGGTGACATTAGGGAAGTCAATAATTTTACAGACCTATACACTTCTGTATTGTCTGGAAACACTGTCATTTTATTGGATGGTTACAGTGGAGCGATATCGGCTTCAACTGGCGGATGGGAAGATCGTGGTGTATCAGAAACAGCATCACAAACGGTTGTGCGTGGACCGCGGGAAAGCTTTTCTGAAAATATCCGAACTAACACCGCTTTAATCCGTCGAAAAATCAAAGATTCCAATCTTTTATGTGAACAAAAACAGATTGGTCGGATAACAAAAACCAATATTGCCGTTATGTACATTAAAGGAATCGTAACCGATTCAGTTGTGGAGGAAGTTCACCAACGCTTAGATAGAATTGATATAGACGGGATTTTGGAAAGCGGGTATATTGAAGAATTAATCCAAGACGATACCTTTTCCCCTTTTCCAACCATATCTAATACGGAACGACCGGATGTGGTGGCTGGTAACCTCTTAGAAGGTCGGGTTGCCATTATTGTGGATGGCACCCCTTTTGTCCTTTTAGTTCCTGCCCTGTTTATCCAAAGCTTTCAAGTCGCAGAAGATTATTATCAGCGTGCAGATGTAGCCACTCTGCTTAGAATGCTGAGGATTATTTGTTTTTTAATTGCCTTGGTTGGTCCTTCGTTTTATATAGCTGTTACAACGTACCATCAGGAAATGCTACCGACACCACTGTTAATTAGTTTAGCGGCGCAACGAGAGGGAGTTCCTTTTCCTGCTTTCGTAGAGGCAGTCATGATGGAAATAACATTTGAAATTCTGCGTGAAGCTGGGATTCGAATGCCCCGGGCTGTGGGACAGGCCGTTTCGATTGTAGGAGCACTGGTCCTTGGTCAAGCAGCCGTTGAGGCGGGTATTGTTTCTGCCTCCATGGTTATTGTAGTATCCATTACGGCCATCGCTAATTTTGTGTTTCCTGCTTATAATATGGCCATTGCAGTAAGGATCCTCCGATTCGGCATGATGATGTTTGCCGCTACCTTTGGTCTGTATGGAATTACAATTGCATTATTGGCTCTATTGCTTCATTTGAATAGTCTACGGTCGTTTGGTATTCCATTCATGGCTCCTTTTGGACCTTTTATATTGGAAGATCAAAAGGATACCATTTTTCGGTTCCCTCAATGGGCCTTATTTTCACGCCCGAGGTTAATTAATCAAAATAACGTGAAGCGCGAAAACAATGCACCTCCAACTAAACCAGCACCAAGAAAATAA
- the ppc gene encoding phosphoenolpyruvate carboxylase, which produces MTTELKLNDSNLALRRDVKYLGNILGEILVFHGGTDLLNKVEVIRMMCKNLRDHFETETYAALKKEISELHTPMRKQVIRAFSVYFHLINAAEQNHRIRRRREYLLQEENSIQPGSIESAILTFKENDVSPDAIQKVLDSLSLELIITAHPTEATKRSILEIQKRIADLLINLDTPFLTKKEQKKLQESLFNEVTVLWQTDELRHHKPTVLDEVRNGLYYFDQTLFDVLPDIHQEVEDSLKENYQNYSWDIPNFLRFGSWIGGDRDGNPNVTPEVTWETLHKQRRLVLKKYKKVLVELMKRFSHSAVRVNISEDLLRSVQTEEDKYLTDDKKWPIEAELYRRKFAIIIERLKQVGNSENGYQTDTELLEDLFMIRDSIYQHYPSGHELKLLQKLIRQVQLFGFHLATLDIRNHSGEHEVAIAEILKKVGITEAYQQLNEQEKVDTLQNILMDPRPLLLIDEDYSKETQEIINVFKMIKDAHREFGKRSISVYLISMTQSVSDCLEVLVLAKEAGINRLHADGTSESNLNVAPLLETIDDLIAGPKIMETLFQMPVYREHLHKMGDQQEIMLGYSDGSKDGGTLTANWKLYKAQLEIHETAKKYKIGLKFFHGRGGSLGRGGGPLSRSIFSQPGETLGDGVKITEQGEVLSSRYLVEEIAYRSLEQATSTLLLASAHISKESEQGHSRDERWVGAIEDISDFSLRKYQSLVFEDPDFLTYFTQATPLNELKDLNIGSRPMSRKNGGKFEDLRAIPWVFAWTQSRQLFPAWYAAGTGLESFVAKDSSNLQLLQQMYEGWPFFRSTIDNLQMALMKADIPTAKEYTSLVEDKTIVERIFNNIVEEYNKTKAILLRITGDKELLDHTPNIQESVYRRNPYVDPLNFLQVELIKELRKADEIDEGLLTEVLLTISGIAAGLRNTG; this is translated from the coding sequence GTGACAACAGAATTGAAATTAAATGACAGCAATCTTGCCTTACGTCGAGATGTAAAATATCTTGGTAATATACTTGGCGAAATCTTAGTTTTTCATGGTGGGACAGACCTCTTAAATAAAGTTGAAGTAATTAGAATGATGTGTAAAAATCTCCGTGATCACTTCGAAACAGAAACATACGCTGCCCTAAAAAAAGAAATTTCAGAGCTTCACACTCCAATGCGCAAACAAGTAATTCGGGCTTTTTCTGTTTATTTTCACCTCATTAATGCTGCTGAACAAAATCACCGAATTCGGCGGAGAAGGGAATATCTCCTCCAAGAAGAAAATAGTATTCAACCAGGCTCAATTGAAAGCGCCATTCTTACTTTTAAAGAAAACGATGTTTCCCCAGATGCGATTCAAAAGGTGCTAGATTCTTTATCACTTGAGTTAATCATTACGGCTCATCCAACGGAAGCAACGAAACGTTCGATTCTTGAAATTCAAAAGCGGATCGCTGATCTATTAATCAATCTTGATACGCCATTCCTTACCAAAAAGGAACAGAAAAAGCTTCAAGAAAGCTTATTTAATGAAGTGACGGTGTTATGGCAAACAGATGAATTGCGGCACCACAAGCCAACAGTATTAGATGAAGTGAGAAACGGCTTGTATTACTTTGATCAAACCCTTTTTGATGTCCTACCAGATATTCATCAGGAGGTTGAGGATAGTCTGAAGGAGAATTATCAAAATTATAGCTGGGATATTCCAAATTTTCTTCGCTTTGGTTCATGGATTGGTGGGGACCGCGACGGTAATCCGAATGTAACTCCAGAAGTAACTTGGGAAACTTTACATAAACAACGTAGGCTTGTCTTGAAAAAATATAAAAAAGTACTCGTAGAACTTATGAAACGGTTTAGTCATTCTGCGGTAAGAGTAAATATTAGTGAAGACCTCCTACGTTCTGTGCAAACAGAAGAAGACAAGTATTTAACTGATGATAAAAAGTGGCCAATTGAAGCCGAGTTGTATCGCCGTAAATTTGCCATCATCATTGAACGTCTTAAACAAGTAGGGAACTCAGAGAACGGCTATCAGACTGATACGGAATTATTAGAAGATTTATTCATGATTCGCGACAGCATATATCAGCATTACCCAAGTGGCCATGAATTAAAGCTTCTTCAAAAGTTAATCAGACAAGTTCAATTATTCGGCTTCCATTTGGCTACCCTCGATATAAGAAATCACAGCGGCGAACATGAAGTGGCGATAGCGGAAATCCTAAAGAAGGTTGGGATTACTGAAGCCTATCAACAACTTAATGAACAAGAGAAAGTGGATACATTACAAAACATTTTAATGGACCCAAGACCACTGTTACTCATTGATGAGGATTATTCAAAAGAAACTCAAGAAATTATCAACGTCTTCAAAATGATTAAAGATGCTCATCGGGAATTTGGAAAACGTTCTATCTCTGTTTATTTGATCAGCATGACTCAATCTGTAAGTGATTGTCTTGAGGTTTTGGTTTTAGCAAAAGAAGCAGGGATTAATCGCCTCCATGCTGACGGAACATCCGAAAGTAATTTAAATGTAGCCCCACTACTTGAAACGATTGATGATTTAATTGCAGGACCAAAAATCATGGAAACATTGTTTCAAATGCCAGTCTACCGAGAGCACCTCCACAAAATGGGGGATCAGCAGGAAATCATGCTTGGATATTCTGATGGAAGTAAAGACGGCGGTACCTTAACGGCGAACTGGAAGCTGTATAAAGCACAATTAGAGATCCATGAAACGGCGAAAAAGTATAAAATAGGGTTGAAATTTTTCCATGGCCGCGGTGGTTCATTAGGTCGTGGGGGTGGTCCACTTAGCAGAAGTATTTTTTCTCAGCCAGGTGAAACCCTTGGGGATGGCGTGAAAATAACCGAGCAAGGGGAAGTATTGTCTTCTCGTTATCTGGTTGAAGAAATTGCTTACCGCAGTTTAGAACAGGCAACATCCACCTTGTTGCTAGCGTCGGCTCATATTTCAAAAGAATCGGAGCAAGGGCATTCGCGCGATGAACGCTGGGTTGGAGCGATTGAAGATATATCAGACTTTTCGTTACGAAAATATCAGTCGCTTGTGTTTGAGGACCCGGATTTCTTGACTTATTTTACACAAGCCACTCCTTTAAACGAGCTAAAGGATCTAAACATTGGTTCGCGTCCAATGAGTCGCAAAAATGGTGGTAAATTTGAAGATTTGCGGGCGATTCCTTGGGTATTTGCTTGGACTCAAAGCCGCCAGTTATTTCCTGCTTGGTATGCAGCAGGTACAGGGTTAGAAAGTTTTGTTGCTAAAGATAGCTCAAATCTTCAGTTGCTGCAGCAAATGTATGAAGGATGGCCGTTTTTTCGCTCGACGATTGATAATTTGCAAATGGCTCTCATGAAGGCAGACATTCCCACCGCTAAAGAATATACTTCACTTGTTGAAGATAAAACGATTGTAGAACGCATTTTCAATAATATTGTAGAAGAATATAACAAGACAAAAGCCATACTCCTTAGAATAACAGGTGATAAAGAGCTACTCGATCATACACCGAACATTCAAGAATCCGTGTACCGCAGAAATCCGTATGTGGACCCGTTAAACTTTTTGCAGGTGGAATTGATCAAAGAGCTTAGGAAAGCTGACGAGATCGATGAGGGGCTGTTAACGGAAGTTTTGCTAACCATAAGTGGGATTGCAGCGGGGTTACGGAATACTGGTTGA
- the thiW gene encoding energy coupling factor transporter S component ThiW encodes MRKTQKLTMTAMMIAIGTLTSNVFFIPIGFTKVFPIQHFMNVLSAVLLGPYYAVAQALCVSILRNLMGTGSIFAFPGSMIGAFLAAFLFKKTNKIVMAFVGEVIGTGIIGAMVCYPVATLLLGKEASLFGFIPAFIFSSIAGALIGYTLLKIFLRNPATAKVINAANTELKN; translated from the coding sequence TTGAGAAAGACACAAAAATTAACAATGACAGCGATGATGATTGCAATTGGAACACTAACTAGCAATGTGTTTTTTATCCCGATTGGCTTTACCAAAGTGTTTCCAATCCAACATTTTATGAATGTTTTGTCCGCGGTTTTACTAGGCCCATATTACGCTGTAGCTCAAGCACTATGCGTTTCTATTTTAAGAAACTTAATGGGAACAGGGTCTATTTTTGCTTTTCCGGGAAGTATGATAGGGGCATTTTTGGCAGCGTTTTTATTTAAAAAGACAAACAAGATAGTGATGGCTTTTGTTGGTGAAGTGATCGGTACAGGTATCATTGGGGCAATGGTCTGCTATCCGGTTGCGACCCTTTTACTCGGAAAAGAGGCCAGTCTGTTTGGCTTTATCCCCGCGTTTATTTTTAGCTCAATCGCTGGGGCTTTGATCGGGTATACCCTTTTGAAAATTTTCTTGAGAAATCCGGCAACAGCGAAAGTTATTAATGCTGCAAACACTGAGTTGAAAAACTAG